Within the Longimicrobium sp. genome, the region GAAGGAGATGGTCGCGCGGGTGCTGCACTCGCGCTCGCGCCGCGCCCGTGGCCCCTTCGTACCGATCAACTGCGCCGCCATCCCCGAGAACCTGCTGGAGAGCGAGCTCTTCGGGCACGAGAAGGGCGCCTTCACCGGCGCCATCGGGCGGCGCATCGGGCGCTTCGAGCGCGCCACCGGGGGCACGCTCTTCCTCGACGAGATCGGCGACATGTCGCTGGCGCTGCAGAGCAAGATCCTGCGCGCCCTGCAGGAGCGCGAGATCGAGCGCGTGGGCGGCAACAGCGCCGTGCCCATCGACGTGCGCATCATCGCCGCCACCAACCGCGACCTGCACGGCGCCGTGGCCGAGGGGCGCTTCCGCGAGGACCTGTTCTACCGCCTGGCCGTGGTGACCCTGACGCTGCCGCCGCTGCGCGAGCGGGGAACCGACCTGGACCTTCTCGCCGGGCACTTCGTGGCGCATTACGCCCGGGAGCACGCCCGGCCGGTGCGCGCCATCGCCGAGGAGGTGTTCAGCGCGCTGCGGGCGCACCCCTGGCCGGGAAACGTGCGCCAGATCCGCAACGCCATGGAGCGCGCGGTGGTGATGTCGGACGGCGAAGTCCTTCTCCCGCAGCACCTTCCCCCCGACATCCTGCACCCCCCCAGCTCGCGCGGCGCCGCCGAGGAGCCCGGCGAGATGCCGCTGGTGACGCTGGAGGAGATGGAGAAGCGGATGATCCGGCGGGCGCTGCGCGAGACGCAGAACAACCTGACGATGGCGGCGGAGCGGCTGGGGATCCACCGCAACACCCTGCGGCGCAAGATCGCCGAGTACGCGATCGAGCACTGAGCCCGTCGCAGCCGCGCGGTACTCCGCCCAGCTCTGCGCCACCCGCGGGCACTCGTCTTCCATCGTCACTCCGTCCCGCTTTCGAGGATCCAGAGCCGGAGATCCAAGGTCCGCGGAGATGGCCGCCCCCTTGCGCCGGCCGCTCTCGTGCACCATCCTCTGGCACTCCGCACACTTCTGGTGCACTCCACGTCCACGGGGCGTGTCCGGAAAGTGTTGTCCAAAAGCGTATAAACCGTTAACTTGTCGGTACATACCGACTACATGGCGCGAACGCGCCCCGTGGTACGCACCGTGCCCCCACCGGGTGCGTGCCTGCCTTCCACCACTCCGGAGGTCTTGATGAGCTCCAGGTTCCGCGGTCTTCTCCTGGCTGTTGCGGTAACGACGGTTTCCTTCACGGCCGGGTGCTCGGATGCGGGCTCTCCGGTGGGCGCGGCACCCGCGCGCATGGCGCGCGCCGGGACGACGACCACGGCCTCCACCGACTTCGTGGCGTCGGGGAACCTGGACATCCTTGCCCGCTTCCGGGTGAAGCCGCAGATCACCATCGCCTGGGCCAAGGCCTGGATCGGGCCGGAGGGCGGCCGGGTGGACTTCCAGGGCTTCACCATCGTGGTCCCCGCGGGTGCGGTCGACAAGGTGACGATGTTCACCATCCGCCTCCCGGTCGACCCCAACGGCAGCGAGCGCGTGGTGGCCGAGTTCGGGCCGCACAACGTGCCCTTCGCGAAGCCGGTGACCATCGGCCTTCCCGTGCGCGGCACCACCGTCGAGGGCAACACCGCGGCGCACGTGGTGTGGTGGAGCGACGGCTGGGTGAACATGGGCGGCACCGTTTCGGCCGACGGCACGCAGATCCTCACGCAGACCCCGCACTTCTCGGAATACGGCGTGACCGCCGAGCGCGGCGGTGGCATGAGCGTTTCCGGCGGCTGATCATCCGCACTACCCGACTCCGCTGTTCCCCGTGCCTCGGAACTAGTGCCGTGAACCGCCCCGAAGCGACGATCGAAGAGATCCTCGGGCTGCTGCCGGACCTCGACGACCTCGAGGTCCTCCGGCTGCAGCTCGTCGCTGCCGCCGTGCGCGACCCGGGGAAGGAGTGGGACAGCTCCAGCGCCTACACCACCATCGACAAGCGTATCGTGACGCCCGAGGCGGCCGAGCGGGCGCTGGACGAGGCCGAGGCGGCGCTGCACGAGTACGTCTCCGCGCTGCACCGGGGGCTCCGGCCCTTTCTGCAGAGCTTCTTCGCCGACGACCGCGACGCGGCGTCGCGCCACCTGATCGCGCTGGGCGAAAACCTGGAGGGGAGCGGCCGCCTGCTGGGCGCGCAGAAGTGCTACCGGGCGGCGCTGACCGTCTCGCTGCCGCTGGTGGACAAGGGGGCGCAGATCCTTGCGCTGCGGCGCATCGGCCGCGTGTCGGTGAGCGTGGGCGACTTCAAGGAGGCGGTCGCCTACTACGAGCGTAGCGCCGACCTGTCGCGCGACTCCGGCGACGTTCCCGGCGAGGTCATCGGCCGCACGGGCATCGGCAACGTCCGGCTGTGGCAGGGGCGGTGGAACGAGGCCGAGGCGTGCTACCACGAGGCCCTGGCCCTGGCCGACGCCGCCGGAAGCGGAGCGTTCATGCTGGAGCGCGGGCAGATCTACAACAACCTGGGGAACCTGACCACGCGCCAGCAGCGCCTGCAGGAGTCCGAGGGGTGGTTCGAGCGCGCCTTCCATGTGTGGCAGGCGCTGACCTCGCCGGTGGACCTGGCCATCTGCCACCACAACCACGCGCACCTCCGCGAGGCGCAGGAGCGCTGGGACGAGGCGCGGCGCGGATACGAGGCCGCGCTGAAGCTCCCCATCCCCAAGGCGCTGCGGGCCACCATCGCCACCGACCTGGCCGAATGGTGGCTGCACGAGGGGCACGTGACGCAGGCCGAGGAGCTGGGGCGCCTGGCCGAGGAGCAGGCGATCGCGGCCGGCTCGCCGTACACCATCGGCTACATGTACCAGGGCCGCGGGAACATCGCGCGCGCGCAGGGCGACGCCGACGGGTTCACCTTCTTCGAGAAGGCGCTGGAGATCGCCCGCGAGAAGGGGTATCCCTTCCTGGAAGGCGAGACGCTGCTCGACTACGCGGCGCTGCGCGCGCAGAACGACGGCTACGAAGAGGCGGCCGCATACCTGGAGCGCGCGGCCGAGATCTTCCGCGAGCTGGGCGCGGCCGGCGAGCTGGAGCGCGCGAAACGCTCGCTGGCCGAGCTGCGGTCCACCGGCGAGCTGGAGCTGGCGGGCGAGTCGCCGATCGCGGCGGCGGGAGACTAGCAGGGCTGGCGGAGCGGACGAAATCGAGCGGCGGGACCGTCACGGCGGCCCCGCCGTTTGCGTTCCGGGAGTGGGGCGCGAAGATTGCTCCCTGCACCCACGGAAACTTCGTCCCGCTCCCCGAGCGAACGATCACGCACGGACGGTGCGGCCGCCCGAAATGGGCAGGCGGCCCGTCCGTTCCGTCGCAAGGCACCCATTGCCGCCGACTCGTCCGCACCCGCTCCGCACTCTGCTCGCGGCCGCCGCGCTGGCCGCGAGCGCGCCGCTGGCCGCGCGCGCGCAGCAGCCGGTTTCCGCGCCCGCATTCCCATCTCCCGAAAGCTCTGTCGCGGCGGCGCCCGCGCGCGACACCACGCCGGCCGGGTGCCCGCGGATCGGCAACATCTTCGTCGACAACAACTCGGTGTTCCTGGTGGGCGACGCCAGCCTGGACCCGCGCTTCAACGCCGCGTACCGCACCGCCAACCGGCTGCACGTGCGCACCCGCGAGTCGGTGATCCGCCGCGAGCTGCTGTTCCACGAGGGAAGCTGCTACCGCCCCGAGCTGCTGGAAGACTCCGAGCGCATCCTGCGCTCCACCGGCTACCTGGCCGACGCCGACGTCTTCTCCGTGCGCCAGCCGGACGGGACGTTGGACGTGATCGTGGAGACGCGCGACGAGTGGTCCACGCGGCTCGAGGCGTCGGGCGGGTCGGGCGAGTTCTCGGGGATCGAGCTGCGCGAGGACAACCTGCTGGGGCGCGGCGCGCGGGCGGCGGCGTTCTGGCGCCACCAGGAGGGCGAGAACGTGTACGGCGGCCGCGCCGGCACGCCGCAGCTCTTCGGCACGCACGTGGACGCCGAGGCCTCGCTGGCGCGCACGCCGGTGGGGATCTCGGCGCTGGTGCGCACGGCGTTCCCCTTCCGCGGCGAGGGCGCGCGCTGGGCGTGGCGGCAGTCGTTCCTGCGCGACGAGCGCAACTTCAGCTACTACGTGGAGAACGGCACCCGCCTGGAGCGCCGCCTCTTTCCCGTGGAGCGCACCGCGTGGGACGTGGGCGTGGTGCGGCGCTTCGGGCACCGCGGCAACCTGACGCTGCTGGGCGTGGCCCTGGCCGGCGAGCAGCGGGACTTTCCGCAGGACACCTTCAGCGCGGTCGAGGGAGGGATCCCCGTTTCCGAGCTCCCCGGCGGCGGCTTCGTGCCGGGGCTGGAGCCGGTGTCGGCCACGCGGCTGCTGTTCCTGGCGGGCCAGCGGCGCGTGACCTTCGACCGGCGGCGCGGGCTGGACGCGGTGCACGGCGCCGAGGACGTGCAGCTGGGCGCCGACGTGGAGGCGGCGGTGGGGCGCAGCATCGAGGCGTTCACCGACGGCAACGACCTGTCGGTGGACTTCGGGCTGAACGCCGCGGGCGACCTGCCGGGCGGCATCCTGGCGGGAACGCGGGTGATCGTCGAGGCCAAGCGCGACTTCGAGGCGCCGCAGGGCGAGGAGTCGTGGCGCGACGTGTTCGGGCAGGCCGACGTGTGGACGTACTGGCGCCCGCGGGGGGATTCCAAGCACACGTTCGTGGCGGCGGCGCACGCGGCGGGCGGGTGGCACACGCGGGTGCCCTTCCAGCTCACGCTGGGGCAGCGCGCGGGGCTGCGCGGCTATACGCGCCAAGTGGCCGCCGGGCAGCGGCGCGTGGTGGCCACGCTGGAGCACCGCGCCTTCCTGGCGTGGCCCTTCCCGCGGCTCTTCGACCTGGGCTCGGCGGTGTTCGTGGACGCGGGGAAGACGTGGTCGGGCGGCGATCCGTTCGGGCGCGACTCGCCGGTGCTGGTGTCGGCGGGGGCGGGGGTGCGGCTGGCCTTCCCGCCGGGGTCGCGGCGCACGTACCGGCTGGACTTCGCCTTCCCGGTGGCGCCCAGCTTCCGCCCGCGAGCGATCCAGATCTCCATCGGCACCGGCCAGGCGATCGGCCGCAGCGCCGTGGA harbors:
- a CDS encoding sigma-54 dependent transcriptional regulator, which codes for MRVLLLDADRGVVRTLEPELNGNTELHAAQTLSEGLRLVSQSQWDLILLDADFSGGGLELLGRLHGDSSTPVVLLAQNPSMDLAMEAIRQGAHDVLPKPVPRGRVREILLGIEEVRRLRPLPQDAGDESTIVGASQGMMAVYKSVARAAASDATVLVLGESGTGKEMVARVLHSRSRRARGPFVPINCAAIPENLLESELFGHEKGAFTGAIGRRIGRFERATGGTLFLDEIGDMSLALQSKILRALQEREIERVGGNSAVPIDVRIIAATNRDLHGAVAEGRFREDLFYRLAVVTLTLPPLRERGTDLDLLAGHFVAHYAREHARPVRAIAEEVFSALRAHPWPGNVRQIRNAMERAVVMSDGEVLLPQHLPPDILHPPSSRGAAEEPGEMPLVTLEEMEKRMIRRALRETQNNLTMAAERLGIHRNTLRRKIAEYAIEH
- a CDS encoding tetratricopeptide repeat protein — translated: MNRPEATIEEILGLLPDLDDLEVLRLQLVAAAVRDPGKEWDSSSAYTTIDKRIVTPEAAERALDEAEAALHEYVSALHRGLRPFLQSFFADDRDAASRHLIALGENLEGSGRLLGAQKCYRAALTVSLPLVDKGAQILALRRIGRVSVSVGDFKEAVAYYERSADLSRDSGDVPGEVIGRTGIGNVRLWQGRWNEAEACYHEALALADAAGSGAFMLERGQIYNNLGNLTTRQQRLQESEGWFERAFHVWQALTSPVDLAICHHNHAHLREAQERWDEARRGYEAALKLPIPKALRATIATDLAEWWLHEGHVTQAEELGRLAEEQAIAAGSPYTIGYMYQGRGNIARAQGDADGFTFFEKALEIAREKGYPFLEGETLLDYAALRAQNDGYEEAAAYLERAAEIFRELGAAGELERAKRSLAELRSTGELELAGESPIAAAGD
- a CDS encoding BamA/TamA family outer membrane protein; amino-acid sequence: MPPTRPHPLRTLLAAAALAASAPLAARAQQPVSAPAFPSPESSVAAAPARDTTPAGCPRIGNIFVDNNSVFLVGDASLDPRFNAAYRTANRLHVRTRESVIRRELLFHEGSCYRPELLEDSERILRSTGYLADADVFSVRQPDGTLDVIVETRDEWSTRLEASGGSGEFSGIELREDNLLGRGARAAAFWRHQEGENVYGGRAGTPQLFGTHVDAEASLARTPVGISALVRTAFPFRGEGARWAWRQSFLRDERNFSYYVENGTRLERRLFPVERTAWDVGVVRRFGHRGNLTLLGVALAGEQRDFPQDTFSAVEGGIPVSELPGGGFVPGLEPVSATRLLFLAGQRRVTFDRRRGLDAVHGAEDVQLGADVEAAVGRSIEAFTDGNDLSVDFGLNAAGDLPGGILAGTRVIVEAKRDFEAPQGEESWRDVFGQADVWTYWRPRGDSKHTFVAAAHAAGGWHTRVPFQLTLGQRAGLRGYTRQVAAGQRRVVATLEHRAFLAWPFPRLFDLGSAVFVDAGKTWSGGDPFGRDSPVLVSAGAGVRLAFPPGSRRTYRLDFAFPVAPSFRPRAIQISIGTGQAIGRSAVDDDPQIGRSSRQPIGVSLFDYPLDR